From one Brachypodium distachyon strain Bd21 chromosome 4, Brachypodium_distachyon_v3.0, whole genome shotgun sequence genomic stretch:
- the LOC100826291 gene encoding uncharacterized protein LOC100826291 isoform X2 — protein MRAALLLRPPPPPPAAGNLLSAASGRPPPPLLLRARRMAAGPPPPSAAAADFPAGPVPDDGGARTRPRRRRSVAGVDQDELLDPGALADPDSSFCDISGVSFHHKVYSAAHHEEQQDPASASGSGVGVPVVLLHGFGASLFSWSRVMRPLARAAGAKVLAFDRPAFGLTSRAAWSGSGPGGDNDDDTRPLNPYSMAFSAMATLAFVDLLGAGKAVLIGHSAGCLVAVDACLEAPERVAALVLVAPAIFAPGSGTKGERREDGEEGQEKKDSDDDSNGPPLNPFARIWRGFLGMCMWIAGLVLKVVMAVQDVVRALAVQALVALLRSPLGAIMVRLVMDKFGVMAVRNAWYDPSKVTDHVIQGYTKPLRSRGWERALLEHAISMITDSAPKSRLPVSKRLSEISCPVLVVTGDTDRLVPAWNAERVARAIPGAVFEVIKNCGHLPHEEKPEEFLSIVEGFLRRAFGTPDEQVLQAAV, from the exons ATGCGGGCGGCGCTCCTGCtccgaccaccgccgccgccacccgctgCCGGAAACCTTCTCTCCGCTGCCTCCGGgagaccgccgccaccgctgctgctccgcgctcgccgcatggccgccggccctcccccgccgtccgccgccgccgccgatttCCCTGCTG GGCCGGTTccggacgacggcggcgcgcggacgcggccgcggcggcgccggagcgtGGCCGGCGTGGACCAGGACGAGCTCCTGGACCCGGGCGCGCTCGCCGACCCGGACAGCAGCTTCTGCGACATCAGCGGCGTCAGCTTCCACCACAAGGTCTACAGCGCAGCCCACCACGAGGAACAACAAgaccccgcctccgcctccggctccggcgtgGGAGTGCCGGTGGTGCTGCTGCACGGCTTCGGCGCGTCGCTCTTCTCCTGGAGCCGCGTGATGCGGCCGctggcccgcgccgccggagccAAGGTGCTCGCCTTCGACCGCCCGGCCTTCGGCCTCacctcccgcgccgcctggTCCGGGTCCGGGCCCGGCGgcgacaacgacgacgacacgAGGCCTCTCAACCCTTACTCCATGGCCTTCTCCGCCatggccacgctcgccttcgtcgacctcctcggcgccggcaagGCTGTCCTCATCGG GCACTCTGCTGGCTGCCTCGTCGCGGTGGACGCGTGCCTCGAGGCGCCGGagcgggtggcggcgctcgtgcTCGTCGCGCCGGCCATCTTCGCGCCGGGTTCCGGGACGAAAGgcgagaggagggaggacggagaagaagggcaagagaAGAAGGACTCTGATGATGACAGCAATGGACCACCATTGAATCCGTTTGCTAGGATCTGGAGAGGATTTCTCGGCATGTGTATGTGGATTGCCGGGCTTGTTCTGAAGGTGGTAATGGCAGTGCAGGATGTGGTCAGAGCTCTGGCTGTTCAAGCCCTCGTCGCTCTTCTTCGATCGCCGCTGGGCGCCATAATG GTGAGGCTGGTCATGGATAAATTCGGCGTAATGGCTGTCCGTAATGCATGGTACGACCCCAGCAAAGTAACTGACCATGTTATTCAAGGCTACACCAAG CCACTAAGATCAAGGGGCTGGGAGAGGGCTCTCTTGGAGCACGCTATATCCATGATCACAGATTCTGCACCCAAGTCAAGACTGCCAgtctcaaagaggctctctgAGATCTCATGCCCAG TGCTAGTGGTGACCGGCGACACCGACCGCCTTGTTCCAGCTTGGAATGCTGAACGCGTTGCACGGGCGATTCCTGGCGCGGTATTTGAGGTGATCAAGAACTGTGGGCACTTGCCCCATGAGGAAAAACCTGAAGAATTCCTTTCAATCGTCGAAGGGTTCCTGCGGAGAGCTTTTGGAACTCCAGATGAACAAGTGTTGCAAGCAGCTGTATGA
- the LOC100826291 gene encoding uncharacterized protein LOC100826291 isoform X1, with protein sequence MRAALLLRPPPPPPAAGNLLSAASGRPPPPLLLRARRMAAGPPPPSAAAADFPAANVSGPVPDDGGARTRPRRRRSVAGVDQDELLDPGALADPDSSFCDISGVSFHHKVYSAAHHEEQQDPASASGSGVGVPVVLLHGFGASLFSWSRVMRPLARAAGAKVLAFDRPAFGLTSRAAWSGSGPGGDNDDDTRPLNPYSMAFSAMATLAFVDLLGAGKAVLIGHSAGCLVAVDACLEAPERVAALVLVAPAIFAPGSGTKGERREDGEEGQEKKDSDDDSNGPPLNPFARIWRGFLGMCMWIAGLVLKVVMAVQDVVRALAVQALVALLRSPLGAIMVRLVMDKFGVMAVRNAWYDPSKVTDHVIQGYTKPLRSRGWERALLEHAISMITDSAPKSRLPVSKRLSEISCPVLVVTGDTDRLVPAWNAERVARAIPGAVFEVIKNCGHLPHEEKPEEFLSIVEGFLRRAFGTPDEQVLQAAV encoded by the exons ATGCGGGCGGCGCTCCTGCtccgaccaccgccgccgccacccgctgCCGGAAACCTTCTCTCCGCTGCCTCCGGgagaccgccgccaccgctgctgctccgcgctcgccgcatggccgccggccctcccccgccgtccgccgccgccgccgatttCCCTGCTG CGAACGTCTCAGGGCCGGTTccggacgacggcggcgcgcggacgcggccgcggcggcgccggagcgtGGCCGGCGTGGACCAGGACGAGCTCCTGGACCCGGGCGCGCTCGCCGACCCGGACAGCAGCTTCTGCGACATCAGCGGCGTCAGCTTCCACCACAAGGTCTACAGCGCAGCCCACCACGAGGAACAACAAgaccccgcctccgcctccggctccggcgtgGGAGTGCCGGTGGTGCTGCTGCACGGCTTCGGCGCGTCGCTCTTCTCCTGGAGCCGCGTGATGCGGCCGctggcccgcgccgccggagccAAGGTGCTCGCCTTCGACCGCCCGGCCTTCGGCCTCacctcccgcgccgcctggTCCGGGTCCGGGCCCGGCGgcgacaacgacgacgacacgAGGCCTCTCAACCCTTACTCCATGGCCTTCTCCGCCatggccacgctcgccttcgtcgacctcctcggcgccggcaagGCTGTCCTCATCGG GCACTCTGCTGGCTGCCTCGTCGCGGTGGACGCGTGCCTCGAGGCGCCGGagcgggtggcggcgctcgtgcTCGTCGCGCCGGCCATCTTCGCGCCGGGTTCCGGGACGAAAGgcgagaggagggaggacggagaagaagggcaagagaAGAAGGACTCTGATGATGACAGCAATGGACCACCATTGAATCCGTTTGCTAGGATCTGGAGAGGATTTCTCGGCATGTGTATGTGGATTGCCGGGCTTGTTCTGAAGGTGGTAATGGCAGTGCAGGATGTGGTCAGAGCTCTGGCTGTTCAAGCCCTCGTCGCTCTTCTTCGATCGCCGCTGGGCGCCATAATG GTGAGGCTGGTCATGGATAAATTCGGCGTAATGGCTGTCCGTAATGCATGGTACGACCCCAGCAAAGTAACTGACCATGTTATTCAAGGCTACACCAAG CCACTAAGATCAAGGGGCTGGGAGAGGGCTCTCTTGGAGCACGCTATATCCATGATCACAGATTCTGCACCCAAGTCAAGACTGCCAgtctcaaagaggctctctgAGATCTCATGCCCAG TGCTAGTGGTGACCGGCGACACCGACCGCCTTGTTCCAGCTTGGAATGCTGAACGCGTTGCACGGGCGATTCCTGGCGCGGTATTTGAGGTGATCAAGAACTGTGGGCACTTGCCCCATGAGGAAAAACCTGAAGAATTCCTTTCAATCGTCGAAGGGTTCCTGCGGAGAGCTTTTGGAACTCCAGATGAACAAGTGTTGCAAGCAGCTGTATGA
- the LOC100826603 gene encoding uncharacterized protein LOC100826603, which yields MGVLVCVCLPLVLLQVLLVLGSSPLAAAQQQPQPASAPPARALDAVLQEYAYRALVRRPRTGLVYNGTVPGNLTGVAVSAVRLRSGSLRRKGFAEYFQFALPTGVVVKPHVERTVLVYHNLGNWSEYYYPLLPGYSYLSPVLGLLAYDAANLSAAGLPELNIVATQSPILVSFSNVRAVVAGGPPPRCVWFDLDGVPQLQDLEASNVCSTNHHGHFAIVANSSELAPAPVPSAAIAPPVPADGSPAKGSSQGWKIAVSVVGSAIALGLLATLLLCLVRYKKVKKLEVMERNSEVGETLRMAQVGRTQAPVALWTRTQPVIESEYTA from the coding sequence atgGGTGTCTTGGTCTGCGTCTGCCTACCCCTCGTACTACTCCAAGTGCTGCTGGTCCTGGGCTCGTCtcccctggcggcggcgcagcagcagccgcagccggcttccgcgccgccggcgagggccCTGGACGCGGTGCTGCAGGAGTACGCGTACCGGGCGCTCGTGCGGCGTCCGCGCACCGGCCTCGTTTACAATGGCACAGTGCCCGGCAACCTCACCGGCGTCGCCGTCTCCGCGGTCCGCCTCCGCAGCGGCAGCCTCCGGAGGAAGGGCTTCGCCGAGTACTTCCAGTTCGCGCTGCCCACCGGCGTCGTCGTCAAGCCGCACGTGGAGAGGACGGTGCTCGTCTACCACAACCTCGGCAATTGGTCCGAGTACTACTACCCGCTGCTCCCTGGGTACTCGTACCTGTCGCCGGTGCTTGGCCTGCTTGCCTATGACGCCGCCAACCTGTCCGCGGCGGGGTTGCCGGAGCTCAACATTGTCGCGACACAGAGTCCGATTCTCGTAAGTTTCAGCAATGTCAGGGCGGTGGTGGCAGGCGGTCCACCGCCACGGTGTGTGTGGTTTGATCTGGATGGGGTGCCACAGCTCCAGGACCTAGAGGCAAGCAATGTGTGTTCGACAAATCACCATGGGCACTTTGCGATAGTCGCGAACTCTAGCGAGCTTGCTCCTGCTCCGGTGCCATCAGCCGCGATCGCCCCGCCGGTACCGGCTGATGGAAGTCCTGCTAAGGGTAGCTCGCAGGGGTGGAAGATTGCCGTCAGCGTGGTGGGGAGCGCAATAGCGTTGGGGCTGTTGGCCACACTTCTTCTGTGTCTGGTGAGGTACAAAAAGGTTAAGAAGTTGGAGGTGATGGAACGGAATTCAGAGGTTGGGGAGACGTTGCGAATGGCGCAAGTTGGGCGGACGCAAGCACCTGTAGCATTGTGGACAAGGACGCAGCCGGTGATCGAGAGCGAGTATACTGCATAG
- the LOC100826918 gene encoding BTB/POZ domain-containing protein At3g08570, with product MGLAGDSGAAAFPFSAKLSAANSPRFCNPISRRIFSDVAGDITISVDGQTFLLHKFPLVSRCGRIRRMVADTKDPDLSKLELVNVPGGALAFELAAKFCYGSNFEITTGNVAHLRCIGEYLEMGEDYQGENLIVRTEMYMNDLVVKSLEKSLEVLCGCEGLDPTVEEVGFVDRCVDAIAMNASKEQLVSGLAHLECDAGSGKLRMHCQDWWVEDLSALRIDYYQRVIAAMRRSGVRPESIGTSIVHYAQTALKGIERRHVWDSGPLLGDNQRMIVEALINLMATEKITAVTLSFLFGMLRMAIEVDAGLDYRIEVEKRIGLHLEMASLDDLLIPSLQTSDSMFDVDTVHRILVNFLQRIEEDDSGDSSPCGYESDGLKSPSHSSVLKVGRLMDGYLAEIAPDPYLKLQKFMTLIELLPDYARIVDDGLYRAIDIYLKAHPSLTESECKKLCKLIDCQKLSQDASSHAAQNDRLPMQMAVRVLYFEQLRLKSSFSGGGHFSGGGGGDFSSFSHRIAVPPSGSGVPSSCVSPRGGDSYASLRRENRELKLEVSRMRVRLTELEREQGLMKQGMRGGGGEYGGRPGEHGRALLASISRGIGRMAMFGGPGSTADRRRKGSRTAAASSQSQSQWSDGKKSRRRKKASVTYA from the exons ATGGGGCTGGCCGGCgacagcggcgccgccgcgttcCCCTTCTCCGCCAAGCTCTCCGCCGCCAACTCGCCGCGCTTCTGCAACCCCATCAGCAGGAG GATATTTTCCGATGTCGCTGGGGATATAACGATATCGGTGGATGGCCAAACTTTTTTACTGCACAAG TTCCCTTTAGTCTCTCGGTGCGGAAGAATTCGAAGAATGGTAGCCGACACCAAGGATCCAGATCTCTCGAAGCTGGAGCTTGTAAATGTACCAGGGGGAGCTTTGGCATTTGAACTCGCTGCCAAGTTCTGTTATGGGAGTAATTTTGAAATAACCACAGGCAATGTAGCTCATCTCCGGTGCATCGGGGAATATTTGGAAATGGGAGAGGACTACCAAGGGGAGAACCTCATTGTTCGTACAGAGATGTACATGAATGACCTTGTGGTCAAGAGCCTTGAGAAATCCTTGGAAGTTCTCTGCGGGTGTGAGGGCTTGGATCCAACGGTGGAGGAAGTCGGGTTTGTCGACAGGTGTGTCGATGCGATCGCGATGAATGCAAGCAAAGAGCAGCTGGTTTCAGGCTTGGCTCACTTGGAATGTGATGCGGGGTCTGGAAAGTTGCGGATGCATTGCCAGGATTGGTGGGTTGAGGACCTTTCTGCTCTAAGAATTGACTACTATCAGCGAGTTATCGCCGCAATGAGGAGAAGTGGGGTGAGGCCAGAGAGCATCGGCACTTCTATTGTGCACTACGCGCAAACAGCTCTGAAGGGTATCGAACGGCGCCATGTATGGGACTCCGGTCCACTTCTTGGAGACAACCAAAGAATGATTGTGGAAGCTCTCATCAACCTGATGGCAACTGAGAAGATCACAGCAGTTACACTGTCATTCCTGTTCGGCATGCTGAGGATGGCAATAGAGGTTGATGCAGGCCTAGATTACAGGATCGAGGTCGAGAAAAGGATCGGCCTCCATCTCGAGATGGCGTCGCTGGATGATCTTCTCATCCCCTCTTTGCAAACGAGCGACTCGATGTTCGACGTCGACACGGTGCACCGCATACTGGTGAACTTCTTGCAGAGGATCGAGGAGGATGATTCGGGTGACTCGTCACCTTGCGGATACGAGTCAGATGGACTCAAGTCTCCGAGCCACAGTTCAGTGCTGAAGGTTGGACGACTGATGGACGGTTATCTCGCAGAAATAGCACCGGATCCATATCTGAAACTGCAGAAGTTCATGACTCTCATCGAATTGTTGCCAGATTATGCACGCATTGTCGACGACGGACTTTACCGAGCCATCGACATATATCTCAAG GCGCATCCCTCTCTGACGGAGTCCGAGTGCAAGAAGCTGTGCAAGCTGATCGACTGCCAGAAGCTGTCGCAGGACGCGTCAAGCCACGCGGCGCAGAACGACCGGCTGCCGATGCAGATGGCGGTGCGCGTGCTCTACTTCGAGCAGCTCCGCCTCAAgtcctccttctccggcggcggccacttctccggcggcggcggcggggacttctcctccttctcccatCGGATCGCCGTACCGccgagcggcagcggcgtgcCGAGCTCGTGCGTGTcgccccgcggcggcgacagCTACGCGTCGCTGCGGCGGGAGAACCGGGAGCTGAAGCTGGAGGTGTCGCGGATGCGGGTGCGGCTGACGGAGCTGGAGCGGGAGCAGGGGCTGATGAAGCAGGGgatgcgcggcggcggcggggagtacggcggccggccgggggaGCACGGCCGCGCGCTGCTCGCGTCCATCTCGAGGGGGATCGGCCGAATGGCCATGTTCGGCGGGCCGGGATCCACAGCggacaggaggaggaagggatcgaggacggcggcggcgagctcgcaGTCGCAGTCGCAGTGGTCGGAcgggaagaagagccggaggaggaagaaggcgtcGGTGACGTATGCCTAG
- the LOC100839135 gene encoding mannan endo-1,4-beta-mannosidase 8, translating to MTCPSTSRAATAWSTTTPRHLHSILLLATMASPDAEEEWAAVERRGAHLVTATAAGEEIPFIIHGFNTYWLMSFAADDATRPRVTAAIAEAAAAGLNVCRTWAFADGGYRALQTAPFCYDEEVFQALDFVVSEARRHKMRLILSLCNNWEDYGGKAQYVRWGNEAAGLDLTSDDEFFSDPTIKSYYKAFVEAVLTRINTITNVAYKDDPTILAWELINEPRCSSDPSGDTLQTWIEEMASYVKSIDPVHLLEIGVEGFYGPSTPELLGINPDDYSGNAGTDFIRNHQAMGIDLASVHIYSDTWLPDSKEENHLEFVNSWMQQHIDDAANLLGMPIMIGEFGLSLKDGKFDSGFRETFMETVYNNFLSSWEGGVIGGGCLLWQLFPEGAEHMDDGYAVFIAKSPATLNVLENHSRRLDS from the exons ATGACGTGTCCCTCGACCTCGAGAGCCGCGACAGCTTGGAGCACGACGACGCCTCGCCACCTCcattccatcctcctccttgcGACCATGGCCTCGCCGGACGCAGAAGAGGAGTGGGCGGCCGTGGAGCGGCGAGGTGCGCACCTggtgacggcgacggcggccggggaGGAGATCCCATTCATCATCCACGGCTTCAACACCTACTGGCTCATGTCCTTCGCGGCCGACGACGCCACGCGGCCGCGGGTGACGGCGGCCATCGCcgaggcagccgccgccgggctcAACGTGTGCCGCACCTGGGCCTTCGCCGACGGCGGGTACCGCGCGCTGCAGACGGCCCCGTTCTGCTACGACGAGGAGGTGTTCCAG GCATTAGATTTCGTTGTCAGCGAGGCGAGAAGGCATAAGATGCGGTTGATACTGTCACTGTGCAATAACTGGGAAGACTATGGTGGGAAGGCGCAGTATGTAAGATGGGGCAATGAGGCTGCTGGACTAGATCTTACTTCTGACGACGAATTCTTCTCTGATCCGACTATTAAGAGTTACTACAAGGCCTTTGTTGAG GCTGTCCTAACAAGGATAAACACAATCACAAATGTGGCCTACAAAGATGATCCTACTATTCTTGCCTGGGAGCTGATTAACGAGCCACGCTGCTCTTCAGATCCATCAGGCGATACGCTGCAG ACATGGATAGAAGAGATGGCATCTTATGTGAAATCTATAGATCCTGTGCACCTCCTGGAGATTGGTGTTGAAGGGTTCTATGGTCCGTCCACTCCAGAACTTTTGGGCATTAACCCAGATGATTATTCGGGGAATGCTGGAACAGATTTCATAAGGAACCATCAAGCAATGGGTATCGATTTGGCTTCTGTTCATATTTATTCCGACACTTG GTTGCCTGactcaaaagaagaaaatcacCTTGAATTTGTGAATTCTTGGATGCAACAACATATCGACGATGCAGCCAATTTGCTAGGGATGCCTATTATGATCGGCGAATTTGGGTTATCACTTAAGGATGGCAAGTTTGATAGTGGGTTCCGTGAAACTTTCATGGAGACAGTTTACAACAATTTCTTGAGCTCTTGGGAGGGAGGAGTGATTGGAGGGGGCTGCCTTCTTTGGCAGCTCTTCCCTGAAGGTGCAGAGCACATGGATGATGGTTATGCAGTTTTTATTGCAAAATCACCAGCCACGTTGAATGTACTTGAAAATCATTCAAGGAGGCTGGACAGCTGA
- the LOC104584806 gene encoding probable WRKY transcription factor 29 — MMPAPEKEMLQRRERELLAQLHELLYSPSSSSSPAPSAGEPSWTSSSSGIFNNMAADLQLTDECSPVKKPAAPCVAGRRRGSKRRDLEVEEQVLQEEHGGCGGGARAKRRKKKKEAGGATRTLVTTVPDFDGYQWRKYGQKHIEAARYPRSYYRCTNSTDQGCPAKRTVQRNEDGADGSDGGTKAAPKYTVVYISAHTCKTTDSALVPPVILETTVPDVVPASSSSCSGSTSCITGTTTTNSPVSSSDATTWSERRGCSSKFAVDDDNLDYSCWDASTVAVRPSAAALLAQEMVDDFAGPIRSPVHAVAGGDWTNDFFVGEPPCVLNSCQLFGF; from the exons ATgatgccggcgccggagaaggagatgCTGCAGCGGCGGGAGAGGGAGCTGCTGGCGCAGCTGCACGAGCTGCTCTACTCCCCGTCGTCCTCCTCATCTCCGGCTCCCAGCGCAGGAGAACCGTCCTggacgtcgtcctcgtcgggCATATTCAACAACATGGCGGCTGACCTGCAGCTCACTGACGAGTGCTCGCCGGTGAAGAAGCCGGCAGCGCCATGTGTTgccgggaggcggcggggcagcAAGAGGAGAGACCTTGAGGTTGAGGAGCAGGTACTGCAAGAAGAAcatggcggctgcggcggcggcgcgagagccaagaggaggaagaagaagaaggaagccGGGGGAGCGACGAGGACGCTGGTGACGACGGTGCCGGATTTCGACGGCTACCAGTGGCGGAAGTACGGCCAGAAGCACATCGAAGCCGCCAGATACCCAAG GAGCTACTACCGGTGCACCAACAGCACGGACCAGGGCTGCCCGGCCAAACGCACGGTGCAACGCAACGAAGACGGCGCCGACGGCAGCGATGGCGGGACGAAGGCGGCGCCCAAGTACACGGTGGTGTACATCTCGGCGCACACCTGCAAGACGACCGATTCCGCGCTTGTGCCGCCGGTGATCCTCGAGACCACTGTCCCGGACGTCGTTCCTGCTTCCAGCAGCAGTTGCTCCGGTAGTACTTCTTGCATCACCGGGACGACAACGACAAACTCTCCCGTGAGCTCCTCCGACGCCACTACTTGGAGCGAACGCCGCGGTTGCTCGTCCAAGTTCGCCGTCGACGATGACAATCTTGATTATTCTTGCTGGGATGCAAGTACAGTGGCGGTGCGGCCGTCTGCCGCTGCGTTGCTAGCCCAGGAGATGGTGGACGACTTTGCCGGGCCGATCAGGTCGCCGGTGCATGCCGTGGCGGGGGGAGACTGGACCAACGACTTCTTCGTCGGCGAGCCTCCGTGTGTTCTCAACAGCTGCCAACTATTTGGTTTCTAG
- the LOC104585212 gene encoding probable WRKY transcription factor 66, giving the protein MANNNNNNSMASSMAAREEIEALLRRQQQLVTQLRALVLPSLLRDNVGGESAELAVQLFDDVIGCNTSAVSSLLRAGGSLFGAEPAVDDKSLVRKKMLNRAISPGEIRMKEEEQTRPVRSVATKRRRKDGKRSRSLVTNVPHYDGHQWRKYGQKNINGMQHSRSYYRCTYKERNCSATKTVQEQDHNRSSFSYGDETVKYTVVYYGHHTCNGENISNGNVDLPQLVSMDLDQTVEEMARMTTYQAQEFDEGDLDVPALLEVLDNPLLNWDMW; this is encoded by the exons ATGGCcaataacaacaacaataacagCATGGCTTCGTCCATGGCGGCCCgtgaggagatcgaggcgcTGCtgaggcggcagcagcagctcgtcACGCAGCTCCGGGCGCTCGTCCTTCCCTCGCTGCTACGCGACAACGTCGGCGGCGAATCGGCGGAGCTCGCCGTCCAGCTCTTCGACGACGTGATCGGCTGCAACACCAGCGCCGTCTCCAGCCTCCTGCGGGCCGGCGGGAGCTTGTTCGGCGCCGAGCCGGCAGTCGACGACAAGTCCttggtgaggaagaagatgttAAACCGTGCTATTAGTCCTGGAGAGATCAGgatgaaggaagaagaacagaCGAGGCCTGTGAGAAGCGTTGCTACAAAAAGAAG GAGGAAGGACGGCAAAAGATCAAGATCACTTGTGACCAATGTTCCCCACTACGATGGTCATCAGTGGAGAAAATATGGGCAGAAGAACATCAATGGAATGCAACACTCTAG GAGCTATTACAGATGTACCTACAAAGAACGGAACTGCTCGGCGACCAAGACGGTTCAGGAACAAGATCACAACAGAAGCTCTTTTAGCTATGGCGATGAAACTGTAAAGTACACCGTTGTGTACTATGGGCATCACACTTGCAACGGCGAGAACATTAGCAATGGCAATGTTGATCTTCCGCAGCTTGTTAGTATGGATCTTGATCAGACTGTCGAGGAAATGGCACGAATGACAACATATCAAGCTCAAGAGTTTGATGAGGGAGACCTCGACGTGCCAGCTCTGCTAGAGGTGCTAGACAACCCCCTGCTGAATTGGGACATGTGGTAG
- the LOC104585213 gene encoding probable WRKY transcription factor 38 yields MAACEEIEVLLRRQQELVTQLRALILPSLVSRDNVGGGGASMAELAAQLFEDVIGCNTSAVSWLIRARPAVDDKSLVLVRKNASSTSAAGERLEKTSPTDQKRRRKGSKQSRSLVTNVPHYDGHQWRKYGQKNINGMQHPRSYYRCTYKERSCSATKTVQKQDHNGSSFSYGDEAVNYTVMYYGNHTCNGENMNNVVNADQPQLLSMDLDRTVEEMVQSATEVQEFDEGELNMSALLEVLDDPLLNWEIIC; encoded by the exons atGGCGGCCTGCGAGGAGATCGAGGTGCTGCTGAGGCGGCAGCAGGAGCTCGTCACGCAGCTCAGGGCGCTCATCCTTCCCTCGCTTGTTTCCCGTGATAacgtcggcggtggcggcgcatCGATGGCGGAGCTCGCCGCCCAGCTCTTCGAGGACGTCATCGGCTGCAACACCAGCGCCGTCTCCTGGCTCATACGAGCCAGGCCGGCCGTCGACGACAAGTCCTTGGTGTTGGTGAGGAAGAACGCTAGTAGTACTAGTGCTGCTGgtgagaggttggagaagacGAGCCCTACAGACCAGAAGAGAAG GAGGAAGGGAAGCAAGCAATCAAGATCACTAGTAACCAATGTTCCCCACTACGATGGTCACCAGTGGAGAAAATATGGGCAGAAGAACATCAATGGAATGCAACACCCTAG GAGCTATTACAGATGTACCTACAAAGAACGGAGCTGCTCAGCAACCAAGACGGTTCAAAAACAAGATCATAATGGAAGTTCCTTCAGTTATGGTGATGAAGCTGTAAATTACACTGTTATGTACTACGGGAACCACACTTGTAACGGCGAGAACATGAACAATGTCGTCAATGCTGATCAGCCCCAGCTTCTCAGTATGGATCTTGATCGGACTGTCGAAGAAATGGTGCAATCGGCAACAGAAGTTCAGGAGTTTGATGAGGGAGAACTCAACATGTCGGCTCTGCTAGAGGTGCTGGACGATCCCCTGCTGAATTGGGAGATCATATGCTAG